A window of Halomonas sp. GFAJ-1 contains these coding sequences:
- a CDS encoding capsular biosynthesis protein, producing MQASFTLALVAPLTAGLLGSLLCEALLTPRPRPFWQRGIAASSIHVGSWLLLFGLFTLLLQRPWFAVVFILSLQLVIVQSSNTKSRTLNEPFICHDFEYFWDAILHPRLYVPFFGIGLAIAASSAGAVAIGSFLYFESSLLSQWSGASFLLATFGIAALGALLVGAGLYKLPSVSLAPAADLHSLGLYSSLWAYGTALMRSSPPAAASSPFSAIAKHQKPAADTQMAAGSRTPDNATLPNVVLVQSESFFDPRPWCPEVASTLLAHFDATRAEAIQHGDLEVPAWGANTVRTECAVLTGLAPETWGARQFNPYRTLTRHPLPSIASAFKSQGYRTVCIHPYPATFYMRDQVFPKLGFDTFIDVSEFDSHDKHGQYISDHAVARKIGRLLEDDDNRPLFLFVITMENHGPLHLEAPDEARLAATLPNAAWPLPEYLRDLAVYLHHLGEADQMLGSVKTALNSVARPGLLGWYGDHVPILPAAYAHYSLPTGSTPYMLWSTDLVGQTPSPAPAGYAPQKIVANELGVRLFKQVFGRDISNDVIKAEPEPQEQE from the coding sequence ATGCAGGCCTCTTTTACACTTGCTTTAGTAGCCCCCCTAACGGCAGGCCTGCTAGGCAGCTTGTTATGTGAAGCACTGCTAACGCCTCGTCCGCGCCCCTTCTGGCAGCGTGGTATTGCCGCCAGTAGCATCCATGTAGGCAGTTGGCTGCTGCTGTTTGGCTTATTCACTCTACTATTACAGCGCCCCTGGTTTGCAGTGGTGTTTATTTTGTCGCTTCAGTTGGTCATCGTACAGTCCAGCAATACCAAGTCCCGCACGCTCAATGAGCCTTTTATTTGCCACGACTTTGAGTATTTTTGGGACGCGATTCTTCACCCAAGGCTTTACGTGCCATTTTTTGGTATTGGGCTTGCGATTGCCGCCAGCAGTGCTGGTGCAGTTGCGATTGGCAGTTTTCTGTACTTCGAGTCTTCGCTACTCAGCCAGTGGAGCGGCGCTAGTTTTTTACTAGCGACATTCGGCATCGCCGCTTTAGGTGCACTATTGGTGGGGGCTGGGCTATATAAACTACCGTCGGTTAGCTTGGCGCCGGCTGCCGATCTCCACAGCCTGGGACTTTATTCCAGCCTGTGGGCCTACGGCACTGCGCTCATGCGCTCTTCACCTCCTGCAGCGGCCTCTTCGCCCTTTAGTGCTATCGCAAAGCACCAGAAGCCTGCAGCAGATACGCAAATGGCCGCAGGGTCACGCACACCTGATAACGCAACCCTTCCTAACGTAGTGTTGGTGCAGAGCGAGTCGTTTTTCGACCCGCGCCCTTGGTGCCCGGAGGTTGCTTCCACCCTGCTAGCGCATTTTGACGCCACCCGCGCTGAGGCCATTCAGCACGGCGACTTAGAGGTTCCCGCTTGGGGTGCTAACACAGTGCGAACCGAGTGCGCAGTGCTTACCGGGCTTGCGCCAGAGACCTGGGGCGCTCGTCAATTTAACCCTTACCGCACCCTTACACGGCACCCGCTGCCAAGCATCGCCAGCGCGTTTAAATCTCAGGGTTACCGCACCGTCTGCATACACCCTTACCCGGCTACCTTTTACATGCGTGACCAGGTTTTCCCCAAACTTGGCTTTGATACATTCATCGATGTTAGTGAATTCGACAGCCACGATAAGCACGGCCAATATATTAGTGACCACGCGGTGGCACGAAAGATTGGACGCCTGCTTGAAGATGACGATAATAGGCCGCTATTTCTATTTGTCATTACCATGGAAAATCACGGCCCACTGCATTTAGAAGCACCTGATGAGGCGCGGTTGGCCGCTACACTGCCAAACGCTGCTTGGCCGCTGCCAGAATACTTACGCGATCTAGCGGTCTATTTGCACCACTTAGGTGAAGCTGACCAAATGCTAGGCAGTGTTAAAACAGCGCTAAACTCAGTCGCTAGACCTGGGCTGTTAGGATGGTACGGTGATCATGTGCCGATACTGCCCGCCGCTTACGCGCACTATTCACTGCCTACGGGCAGTACGCCTTACATGCTATGGTCGACAGATTTAGTAGGACAAACACCCAGTCCAGCGCCTGCTGGGTACGCGCCACAGAAGATAGTAGCCAACGAACTTGGCGTCCGGCTATTTAAACAAGTGTTTGGACGCGATATAAGTAACGATGTGATCAAGGCAGAACCAGAACCTCAGGAGCAAGAATGA
- a CDS encoding short-chain dehydrogenase, with translation MTGATGAIGGALAKVYATPDTHLVLHGRQQQTLEALAAECRMAGAKVTLSSVSLTDDTALKAWLTALSVDQVPDIVIANAGKNTHPTHEGGLEPWDDVQALLDINLKTPIAMAQHLVPAMQARGSGQLVFISSLAGWHGLPTTPSYSASKAGIKAYGEGLRGLLAPHGIGVTVVMPGYVTSPMSEAMPGPKPWEWSPQRAANKIARGISANRARVSFPFPLNFGTWWLAVLPAGISQWLVKRFGFHHTGGS, from the coding sequence ATTACCGGTGCCACGGGGGCGATTGGAGGCGCGCTGGCGAAGGTCTATGCCACTCCCGACACCCACCTTGTACTGCATGGCCGCCAACAGCAGACATTGGAAGCACTTGCCGCGGAGTGTCGCATGGCAGGCGCAAAAGTAACGCTCTCATCGGTCAGCCTGACCGATGATACTGCTCTTAAAGCATGGTTAACCGCATTATCGGTTGATCAGGTGCCAGATATCGTCATTGCCAACGCTGGCAAAAACACGCACCCCACTCACGAGGGCGGGCTGGAGCCCTGGGACGACGTTCAAGCGCTATTAGATATCAACCTAAAGACGCCGATTGCCATGGCCCAGCACTTGGTACCGGCGATGCAAGCTCGAGGCAGCGGTCAGCTTGTGTTTATCAGCTCCCTGGCAGGCTGGCATGGCTTACCCACCACGCCCAGCTACAGTGCTAGCAAAGCAGGCATAAAAGCCTATGGCGAAGGCCTGAGAGGCTTGCTAGCGCCTCACGGCATCGGTGTCACAGTGGTCATGCCAGGCTATGTCACCTCTCCCATGAGCGAGGCAATGCCCGGCCCCAAACCGTGGGAGTGGTCACCCCAGCGCGCAGCAAATAAGATTGCCCGTGGCATCAGTGCCAATCGCGCCCGGGTGAGTTTCCCTTTCCCGCTGAATTTCGGCACCTGGTGGCTTGCGGTGCTACCTGCAGGCATCTCCCAATGGCTGGTAAAGCGTTTTGGCTTTCACCACACAGGAGGCAGTTAA